A genome region from Megalobrama amblycephala isolate DHTTF-2021 linkage group LG16, ASM1881202v1, whole genome shotgun sequence includes the following:
- the LOC125248456 gene encoding histone H3.3A — MARTKQTARKSTGGKAPRKQLATKAARKSAPSTGGVKKPHRYRPGTVALREIRRYQKSTELLIRKLPFQRLVREIAQDFKTDLRFQSAAIGALQEASEAYLVGLFEDTNLCAIHAKRVTIMPKDIQLARRIRGERA, encoded by the exons ATGGCCCGTACTAAGCAAACCGCCCGTAAGTCGACTGGAGGAAAAGCTCCTCGTAAGCAGCTGGCGACTAAAGCGGCCCGTAAGAGCGCCCCGTCCACCGGAGGAGTCAAGAAGCCCCATCGCTACAG GCCCGGGACCGTGGCTCTGCGCGAGATCCGCCGCTACCAGAAGTCCACCGAGCTGCTGATCCGCAAGCTTCCCTTCCAGCGTCTGGTCCGAGAGATCGCACAGGACTTCAAGACCGACCTGCGCTTCCAGAGCGCCGCCATCGGAGCGCTGCAG GAGGCCAGTGAGGCGTATCTGGTGGGTCTGTTCGAGGACACTAACCTGTGCGCCATCCATGCCAAGCGTGTGACCATCATGCCCAAAGACATCCAGCTGGCGCGCCGCATCCGCGGAGAACGTGCCTGA
- the LOC125248455 gene encoding histone H3.3A produces the protein MARTKQTARKSTGGKAPRKQLATKAARKSAPSTGGVKKPHRYRPGTVALREIRRYQKSTELLIRKLPFQRLVREIAQDFKTDLRFQSAAIGALQEASEAYLVGLFEDTNLCAIHAKRVTIMPKDIQLARRIRGERA, from the exons ATGGCCCGTACTAAGCAAACCGCCCGTAAGTCGACTGGAGGAAAAGCTCCTCGTAAGCAGCTGGCGACTAAAGCGGCCCGTAAGAGCGCCCCGTCCACCGGAGGAGTCAAGAAGCCCCATCGCTACAG GCCCGGGACCGTGGCTCTGCGCGAGATCCGCCGCTACCAGAAGTCCACCGAGCTGCTGATCCGCAAGCTTCCCTTCCAGCGTCTGGTCCGAGAGATCGCACAGGACTTCAAGACCGACCTGCGCTTCCAGAGCGCCGCCATCGGAGCGCTGCAG GAGGCCAGCGAGGCGTATCTGGTGGGTCTGTTCGAGGACACTAACCTGTGCGCCATCCATGCCAAGCGTGTGACCATCATGCCCAAAGACATCCAGCTGGCGCGCCGCATCCGCGGAGAACGCGCCTGA